One genomic region from Chelonia mydas isolate rCheMyd1 chromosome 25, rCheMyd1.pri.v2, whole genome shotgun sequence encodes:
- the USHBP1 gene encoding Usher syndrome type-1C protein-binding protein 1 isoform X2: protein MQGIRAMVGAGSQIFRHERSLRCLGFSGRGSLQGELDSISEREEEADVAGADERAILRYEEHITTLLVTITQLHSKAEQLQQRRTREEDEYSDQCSEYTASLPRCVQRPCSLAIRPFPMGCMEEGGSSDVFLDLQQAVASLENAVFSRRSQARLLGSAGGETGAGSPSAVGEEWAQIAKTLEEVERGLGGFAGLPEDNRSCPWKAAPRAQGEKTSEASPGLSAEDMSWIKKEIATYAERNAALRVALESKEEELSRSKVTLQAFQEEREKLQRKVQELQDSLLRIETLSQPCSPSASASDTVSTRGSVSPGGEGEPWPLQDPVAAAQSLIRCFQSCSSTQHLCRLFPQHRPPASESHVREWEARTQQLRGCIERLKGLNQLLSGTLQEWKGHSERLSMLLGQHESNSTALRLAAQYSERCVEAYEVLLSLAGVKLGPWLEPVEEGDALDKGEPGARAPNSPGGRTGAVLEEARRFLGRAEPEGEEAGSGQDGAGTHGWESTPSPGALGPRGAEEGILHEYIRQLRAEQASVEVSLLELGCQAAPGSAGAVIQSNDTIKAKLDEAVRVAGGVLPRETPRPKMEKPQLLHDLVAIRESMADLKTRLHLAEKETRGLELCSYTHRAQEAAHLLLIEHLQGELDGQRGRRPSSGSSSSGDSTSCSSCLGDVGRREAEAARPQAALDRETMMLELVGALARSRELRGQAQGLAASLEHRSTTSRVQQAQCVGITRDFFQAHSALVLAYRNARRKQEAQLQRLEAQMGAMGERHAEQLRSLTQALQRLEERRVAGSETCI, encoded by the exons ATGCAGGGAATCAGGGCCATGGTCGGTGCAGGCTCTCAGATCTTTCGGCATGAAAGGAGCCTGAGATGTCTGGGGTTCTCTGGGCGGGGTTCTCTGCAGGGCGAGCTGGACTCAatctctgagagggaggaggaggccgACGTAGCAGGGGCGGACGAGCGGGCAATCCTGCGCTACGAGGAGCACATCACCACACTGCTCGTCACCATCACCCAGCTCCACAGCAAGGccgagcagctgcagcagaggagAACCAG AGAGGAAGATGAGTATTCAGATCAGTGCTCCGAATACACAGCGAGCCTTCCCAGGTGTGTGCAGAGGCCCTGCAGCTTAGCCATCCGTCCGTTCCCCATGGGCTGCATGGAGGAAG GAGGCAGCTCCGACGTGTTCCTAGATCTGCAGCAGGCTGTGGCCTCTCTGGAGAATGCCGTGTTCTCCCGGCGGAGCCAGGCTCGGCTGCTTGGCAGTGCTGGTGGGGAGACGGGCGCAGGCAGCCCCAGCGCGGTGGGAGAGGAGTGGGCCCAGATAGCCAAG ACCCTGGAAGAGGTAGAACGAGGCCTGGGGGGTTTTGCGGGACTCCCAGAGGACAACAGGAGCTGTCCCTGGAAGGCAGCACCCAGGGCGCAGGGGGAGAAGACGAGCgaggccagcccagggctctcaGCCGAGGACATGAGCTGGATCAAGAAGGAAATAGCCACATACGCAGAGAGGAATGCGGCTCTCCGGGTGGCGCTagagagcaaggaggaggagctAAGCAGGTCCAAGGTCACCCTGCAAGCATTCCAGGAGGAACGGGAGAAGCTCCAGAGAAAG GTCCAGGAGCTGCAGGACTCACTGCTCCGAATCGAGACactgtcccagccctgcagcccctcagcatctgccAGTGACACTGTCAGCACCAGGGGGTCGGTCAGCCCCGGCGGGGAAGGGGAGCCCTGGCCGCTCCAG GACCCAGTTGCCGCGGCCCAGAGCCTGATCCGGTGCTTTCAGAGCTGCTCCAGCACCCAGCACCTCTGCCGCCTGTTCCCCCAGCACCGCCCCCCAGCGTCGGAGAGCCACGTCAGGGAGTGGGAAGCTCGGACGCAGCAGCTGCGAGG GTGCATCGAGAGGCTCAAAGGCCTGAACCAGCTGCTCTCGGGGACGCTGCAGGAGTGGAAGGGCCACTCGGAGAGGCTCAGCATGCTGCTGGGGCAGCACGAGTCCAACAGCACGGCCCTGCGCCTGGCCGCGCAAtacag CGAGCGCTGCGTGGAGGCCTACGAGGTGCTGCTGTCCCTGGCCGGGGTGAAGCTGgggccctggctggagccagtGGAGGAGGGAGATGCCCTGGACAAAG GAGAGCCCGGGGCGCGCGCCCCCAACAGCCCCGGCGGCAGGACGGGGGCTGTGCTGGAAGAGGCCAGGAGGTTCCTGGGGAGAGCGGAGCCTGAGGGCGAGGAAGCCGGGTCGGGGCAGGACGGGGCTGGGACCCATGGATGGGAAAG cacccccagccccggggccctGGGGCCCCGAGGGGCGGAGGAGGGGATTCTGCACGAGTACATCCGGCAGCTGCGGGCGGAGCAGGCCTCGGTGGAGGTctccctgctggagctgggctgccAGGCCGCGCCTGGTTCTGCCGGTGCCGTGATCCAGAGTAACGACACCATCAAGGCCAAGCTGGACGAGGCCGTCAGGGTCGCAGGCGGGGTCCTGCCCAGGGAGACACCAAGGCCAAAGATGGAGAAGCCACAGCTACTGCACGACTTAGTGGCCATCAGG GAGTCAATGGCGGATCTGAAGACCCGGCTGCACCTGGCGGAGAAGGAGACGCGAGGCCTGGAGCTCTGCAGCTACACACACCGGGCGCAGGAGGCCGCCCACCTGCTGCTCATCGAGCACCTGCAGGGGGAGCTGGACGGGCAGCGGGGCCGGCGCCCCAGCTCCGGGAGCAGCAGTAGTGGAGACAgcaccagctgcagcagctgcctcGGG GACGTCGGGAGACGGGAGGCAGAAGCTGCTAgaccccaggctgccctggatcGGGAGACGATGATGCTGGAGCTGGTTGGGGCACTGGCCCG gagcagggagctgaggggccaAGCCCAGGGCCTGGCGGCCTCCCTGGAGCACCGCAGCACGACCAGCCGGGTGCAGCAGGCCCAGTGCGTCGGGATCACCAGAGACTTCTTCCAGGCTCACAG CGCCCTGGTGCTGGCCTACAGGAATgccaggaggaagcaggaggctcagctgcagaggctggaggcCCAGATGGGTGCGATGGGCGAGCGGCATGCGGAGCAGCTGCGCTCGCTCACACAGGCTCTGCAAAGGCTGGAAGAGCGTCGCGTGGCCGGCAGCGAGACCTGCATCTAG
- the USHBP1 gene encoding Usher syndrome type-1C protein-binding protein 1 isoform X1, translating to MQGIRAMVGAGSQIFRHERSLRCLGFSGRGSLQGELDSISEREEEADVAGADERAILRYEEHITTLLVTITQLHSKAEQLQQRRTREEDEYSDQCSEYTASLPRCVQRPCSLAIRPFPMGCMEEGGSSDVFLDLQQAVASLENAVFSRRSQARLLGSAGGETGAGSPSAVGEEWAQIAKTLEEVERGLGGFAGLPEDNRSCPWKAAPRAQGEKTSEASPGLSAEDMSWIKKEIATYAERNAALRVALESKEEELSRSKVTLQAFQEEREKLQRKVQELQDSLLRIETLSQPCSPSASASDTVSTRGSVSPGGEGEPWPLQDPVAAAQSLIRCFQSCSSTQHLCRLFPQHRPPASESHVREWEARTQQLRGCIERLKGLNQLLSGTLQEWKGHSERLSMLLGQHESNSTALRLAAQYSERCVEAYEVLLSLAGVKLGPWLEPVEEGDALDKGEPGARAPNSPGGRTGAVLEEARRFLGRAEPEGEEAGSGQDGAGTHGWESSTPSPGALGPRGAEEGILHEYIRQLRAEQASVEVSLLELGCQAAPGSAGAVIQSNDTIKAKLDEAVRVAGGVLPRETPRPKMEKPQLLHDLVAIRESMADLKTRLHLAEKETRGLELCSYTHRAQEAAHLLLIEHLQGELDGQRGRRPSSGSSSSGDSTSCSSCLGDVGRREAEAARPQAALDRETMMLELVGALARSRELRGQAQGLAASLEHRSTTSRVQQAQCVGITRDFFQAHSALVLAYRNARRKQEAQLQRLEAQMGAMGERHAEQLRSLTQALQRLEERRVAGSETCI from the exons ATGCAGGGAATCAGGGCCATGGTCGGTGCAGGCTCTCAGATCTTTCGGCATGAAAGGAGCCTGAGATGTCTGGGGTTCTCTGGGCGGGGTTCTCTGCAGGGCGAGCTGGACTCAatctctgagagggaggaggaggccgACGTAGCAGGGGCGGACGAGCGGGCAATCCTGCGCTACGAGGAGCACATCACCACACTGCTCGTCACCATCACCCAGCTCCACAGCAAGGccgagcagctgcagcagaggagAACCAG AGAGGAAGATGAGTATTCAGATCAGTGCTCCGAATACACAGCGAGCCTTCCCAGGTGTGTGCAGAGGCCCTGCAGCTTAGCCATCCGTCCGTTCCCCATGGGCTGCATGGAGGAAG GAGGCAGCTCCGACGTGTTCCTAGATCTGCAGCAGGCTGTGGCCTCTCTGGAGAATGCCGTGTTCTCCCGGCGGAGCCAGGCTCGGCTGCTTGGCAGTGCTGGTGGGGAGACGGGCGCAGGCAGCCCCAGCGCGGTGGGAGAGGAGTGGGCCCAGATAGCCAAG ACCCTGGAAGAGGTAGAACGAGGCCTGGGGGGTTTTGCGGGACTCCCAGAGGACAACAGGAGCTGTCCCTGGAAGGCAGCACCCAGGGCGCAGGGGGAGAAGACGAGCgaggccagcccagggctctcaGCCGAGGACATGAGCTGGATCAAGAAGGAAATAGCCACATACGCAGAGAGGAATGCGGCTCTCCGGGTGGCGCTagagagcaaggaggaggagctAAGCAGGTCCAAGGTCACCCTGCAAGCATTCCAGGAGGAACGGGAGAAGCTCCAGAGAAAG GTCCAGGAGCTGCAGGACTCACTGCTCCGAATCGAGACactgtcccagccctgcagcccctcagcatctgccAGTGACACTGTCAGCACCAGGGGGTCGGTCAGCCCCGGCGGGGAAGGGGAGCCCTGGCCGCTCCAG GACCCAGTTGCCGCGGCCCAGAGCCTGATCCGGTGCTTTCAGAGCTGCTCCAGCACCCAGCACCTCTGCCGCCTGTTCCCCCAGCACCGCCCCCCAGCGTCGGAGAGCCACGTCAGGGAGTGGGAAGCTCGGACGCAGCAGCTGCGAGG GTGCATCGAGAGGCTCAAAGGCCTGAACCAGCTGCTCTCGGGGACGCTGCAGGAGTGGAAGGGCCACTCGGAGAGGCTCAGCATGCTGCTGGGGCAGCACGAGTCCAACAGCACGGCCCTGCGCCTGGCCGCGCAAtacag CGAGCGCTGCGTGGAGGCCTACGAGGTGCTGCTGTCCCTGGCCGGGGTGAAGCTGgggccctggctggagccagtGGAGGAGGGAGATGCCCTGGACAAAG GAGAGCCCGGGGCGCGCGCCCCCAACAGCCCCGGCGGCAGGACGGGGGCTGTGCTGGAAGAGGCCAGGAGGTTCCTGGGGAGAGCGGAGCCTGAGGGCGAGGAAGCCGGGTCGGGGCAGGACGGGGCTGGGACCCATGGATGGGAAAG cagcacccccagccccggggccctGGGGCCCCGAGGGGCGGAGGAGGGGATTCTGCACGAGTACATCCGGCAGCTGCGGGCGGAGCAGGCCTCGGTGGAGGTctccctgctggagctgggctgccAGGCCGCGCCTGGTTCTGCCGGTGCCGTGATCCAGAGTAACGACACCATCAAGGCCAAGCTGGACGAGGCCGTCAGGGTCGCAGGCGGGGTCCTGCCCAGGGAGACACCAAGGCCAAAGATGGAGAAGCCACAGCTACTGCACGACTTAGTGGCCATCAGG GAGTCAATGGCGGATCTGAAGACCCGGCTGCACCTGGCGGAGAAGGAGACGCGAGGCCTGGAGCTCTGCAGCTACACACACCGGGCGCAGGAGGCCGCCCACCTGCTGCTCATCGAGCACCTGCAGGGGGAGCTGGACGGGCAGCGGGGCCGGCGCCCCAGCTCCGGGAGCAGCAGTAGTGGAGACAgcaccagctgcagcagctgcctcGGG GACGTCGGGAGACGGGAGGCAGAAGCTGCTAgaccccaggctgccctggatcGGGAGACGATGATGCTGGAGCTGGTTGGGGCACTGGCCCG gagcagggagctgaggggccaAGCCCAGGGCCTGGCGGCCTCCCTGGAGCACCGCAGCACGACCAGCCGGGTGCAGCAGGCCCAGTGCGTCGGGATCACCAGAGACTTCTTCCAGGCTCACAG CGCCCTGGTGCTGGCCTACAGGAATgccaggaggaagcaggaggctcagctgcagaggctggaggcCCAGATGGGTGCGATGGGCGAGCGGCATGCGGAGCAGCTGCGCTCGCTCACACAGGCTCTGCAAAGGCTGGAAGAGCGTCGCGTGGCCGGCAGCGAGACCTGCATCTAG
- the USHBP1 gene encoding Usher syndrome type-1C protein-binding protein 1 isoform X4 — MEKGELDSISEREEEADVAGADERAILRYEEHITTLLVTITQLHSKAEQLQQRRTREEDEYSDQCSEYTASLPRCVQRPCSLAIRPFPMGCMEEGGSSDVFLDLQQAVASLENAVFSRRSQARLLGSAGGETGAGSPSAVGEEWAQIAKTLEEVERGLGGFAGLPEDNRSCPWKAAPRAQGEKTSEASPGLSAEDMSWIKKEIATYAERNAALRVALESKEEELSRSKVTLQAFQEEREKLQRKVQELQDSLLRIETLSQPCSPSASASDTVSTRGSVSPGGEGEPWPLQDPVAAAQSLIRCFQSCSSTQHLCRLFPQHRPPASESHVREWEARTQQLRGCIERLKGLNQLLSGTLQEWKGHSERLSMLLGQHESNSTALRLAAQYSERCVEAYEVLLSLAGVKLGPWLEPVEEGDALDKGEPGARAPNSPGGRTGAVLEEARRFLGRAEPEGEEAGSGQDGAGTHGWESTPSPGALGPRGAEEGILHEYIRQLRAEQASVEVSLLELGCQAAPGSAGAVIQSNDTIKAKLDEAVRVAGGVLPRETPRPKMEKPQLLHDLVAIRESMADLKTRLHLAEKETRGLELCSYTHRAQEAAHLLLIEHLQGELDGQRGRRPSSGSSSSGDSTSCSSCLGDVGRREAEAARPQAALDRETMMLELVGALARSRELRGQAQGLAASLEHRSTTSRVQQAQCVGITRDFFQAHSALVLAYRNARRKQEAQLQRLEAQMGAMGERHAEQLRSLTQALQRLEERRVAGSETCI, encoded by the exons ATGGAGAAG GGCGAGCTGGACTCAatctctgagagggaggaggaggccgACGTAGCAGGGGCGGACGAGCGGGCAATCCTGCGCTACGAGGAGCACATCACCACACTGCTCGTCACCATCACCCAGCTCCACAGCAAGGccgagcagctgcagcagaggagAACCAG AGAGGAAGATGAGTATTCAGATCAGTGCTCCGAATACACAGCGAGCCTTCCCAGGTGTGTGCAGAGGCCCTGCAGCTTAGCCATCCGTCCGTTCCCCATGGGCTGCATGGAGGAAG GAGGCAGCTCCGACGTGTTCCTAGATCTGCAGCAGGCTGTGGCCTCTCTGGAGAATGCCGTGTTCTCCCGGCGGAGCCAGGCTCGGCTGCTTGGCAGTGCTGGTGGGGAGACGGGCGCAGGCAGCCCCAGCGCGGTGGGAGAGGAGTGGGCCCAGATAGCCAAG ACCCTGGAAGAGGTAGAACGAGGCCTGGGGGGTTTTGCGGGACTCCCAGAGGACAACAGGAGCTGTCCCTGGAAGGCAGCACCCAGGGCGCAGGGGGAGAAGACGAGCgaggccagcccagggctctcaGCCGAGGACATGAGCTGGATCAAGAAGGAAATAGCCACATACGCAGAGAGGAATGCGGCTCTCCGGGTGGCGCTagagagcaaggaggaggagctAAGCAGGTCCAAGGTCACCCTGCAAGCATTCCAGGAGGAACGGGAGAAGCTCCAGAGAAAG GTCCAGGAGCTGCAGGACTCACTGCTCCGAATCGAGACactgtcccagccctgcagcccctcagcatctgccAGTGACACTGTCAGCACCAGGGGGTCGGTCAGCCCCGGCGGGGAAGGGGAGCCCTGGCCGCTCCAG GACCCAGTTGCCGCGGCCCAGAGCCTGATCCGGTGCTTTCAGAGCTGCTCCAGCACCCAGCACCTCTGCCGCCTGTTCCCCCAGCACCGCCCCCCAGCGTCGGAGAGCCACGTCAGGGAGTGGGAAGCTCGGACGCAGCAGCTGCGAGG GTGCATCGAGAGGCTCAAAGGCCTGAACCAGCTGCTCTCGGGGACGCTGCAGGAGTGGAAGGGCCACTCGGAGAGGCTCAGCATGCTGCTGGGGCAGCACGAGTCCAACAGCACGGCCCTGCGCCTGGCCGCGCAAtacag CGAGCGCTGCGTGGAGGCCTACGAGGTGCTGCTGTCCCTGGCCGGGGTGAAGCTGgggccctggctggagccagtGGAGGAGGGAGATGCCCTGGACAAAG GAGAGCCCGGGGCGCGCGCCCCCAACAGCCCCGGCGGCAGGACGGGGGCTGTGCTGGAAGAGGCCAGGAGGTTCCTGGGGAGAGCGGAGCCTGAGGGCGAGGAAGCCGGGTCGGGGCAGGACGGGGCTGGGACCCATGGATGGGAAAG cacccccagccccggggccctGGGGCCCCGAGGGGCGGAGGAGGGGATTCTGCACGAGTACATCCGGCAGCTGCGGGCGGAGCAGGCCTCGGTGGAGGTctccctgctggagctgggctgccAGGCCGCGCCTGGTTCTGCCGGTGCCGTGATCCAGAGTAACGACACCATCAAGGCCAAGCTGGACGAGGCCGTCAGGGTCGCAGGCGGGGTCCTGCCCAGGGAGACACCAAGGCCAAAGATGGAGAAGCCACAGCTACTGCACGACTTAGTGGCCATCAGG GAGTCAATGGCGGATCTGAAGACCCGGCTGCACCTGGCGGAGAAGGAGACGCGAGGCCTGGAGCTCTGCAGCTACACACACCGGGCGCAGGAGGCCGCCCACCTGCTGCTCATCGAGCACCTGCAGGGGGAGCTGGACGGGCAGCGGGGCCGGCGCCCCAGCTCCGGGAGCAGCAGTAGTGGAGACAgcaccagctgcagcagctgcctcGGG GACGTCGGGAGACGGGAGGCAGAAGCTGCTAgaccccaggctgccctggatcGGGAGACGATGATGCTGGAGCTGGTTGGGGCACTGGCCCG gagcagggagctgaggggccaAGCCCAGGGCCTGGCGGCCTCCCTGGAGCACCGCAGCACGACCAGCCGGGTGCAGCAGGCCCAGTGCGTCGGGATCACCAGAGACTTCTTCCAGGCTCACAG CGCCCTGGTGCTGGCCTACAGGAATgccaggaggaagcaggaggctcagctgcagaggctggaggcCCAGATGGGTGCGATGGGCGAGCGGCATGCGGAGCAGCTGCGCTCGCTCACACAGGCTCTGCAAAGGCTGGAAGAGCGTCGCGTGGCCGGCAGCGAGACCTGCATCTAG
- the USHBP1 gene encoding Usher syndrome type-1C protein-binding protein 1 isoform X3 yields the protein MEKGELDSISEREEEADVAGADERAILRYEEHITTLLVTITQLHSKAEQLQQRRTREEDEYSDQCSEYTASLPRCVQRPCSLAIRPFPMGCMEEGGSSDVFLDLQQAVASLENAVFSRRSQARLLGSAGGETGAGSPSAVGEEWAQIAKTLEEVERGLGGFAGLPEDNRSCPWKAAPRAQGEKTSEASPGLSAEDMSWIKKEIATYAERNAALRVALESKEEELSRSKVTLQAFQEEREKLQRKVQELQDSLLRIETLSQPCSPSASASDTVSTRGSVSPGGEGEPWPLQDPVAAAQSLIRCFQSCSSTQHLCRLFPQHRPPASESHVREWEARTQQLRGCIERLKGLNQLLSGTLQEWKGHSERLSMLLGQHESNSTALRLAAQYSERCVEAYEVLLSLAGVKLGPWLEPVEEGDALDKGEPGARAPNSPGGRTGAVLEEARRFLGRAEPEGEEAGSGQDGAGTHGWESSTPSPGALGPRGAEEGILHEYIRQLRAEQASVEVSLLELGCQAAPGSAGAVIQSNDTIKAKLDEAVRVAGGVLPRETPRPKMEKPQLLHDLVAIRESMADLKTRLHLAEKETRGLELCSYTHRAQEAAHLLLIEHLQGELDGQRGRRPSSGSSSSGDSTSCSSCLGDVGRREAEAARPQAALDRETMMLELVGALARSRELRGQAQGLAASLEHRSTTSRVQQAQCVGITRDFFQAHSALVLAYRNARRKQEAQLQRLEAQMGAMGERHAEQLRSLTQALQRLEERRVAGSETCI from the exons ATGGAGAAG GGCGAGCTGGACTCAatctctgagagggaggaggaggccgACGTAGCAGGGGCGGACGAGCGGGCAATCCTGCGCTACGAGGAGCACATCACCACACTGCTCGTCACCATCACCCAGCTCCACAGCAAGGccgagcagctgcagcagaggagAACCAG AGAGGAAGATGAGTATTCAGATCAGTGCTCCGAATACACAGCGAGCCTTCCCAGGTGTGTGCAGAGGCCCTGCAGCTTAGCCATCCGTCCGTTCCCCATGGGCTGCATGGAGGAAG GAGGCAGCTCCGACGTGTTCCTAGATCTGCAGCAGGCTGTGGCCTCTCTGGAGAATGCCGTGTTCTCCCGGCGGAGCCAGGCTCGGCTGCTTGGCAGTGCTGGTGGGGAGACGGGCGCAGGCAGCCCCAGCGCGGTGGGAGAGGAGTGGGCCCAGATAGCCAAG ACCCTGGAAGAGGTAGAACGAGGCCTGGGGGGTTTTGCGGGACTCCCAGAGGACAACAGGAGCTGTCCCTGGAAGGCAGCACCCAGGGCGCAGGGGGAGAAGACGAGCgaggccagcccagggctctcaGCCGAGGACATGAGCTGGATCAAGAAGGAAATAGCCACATACGCAGAGAGGAATGCGGCTCTCCGGGTGGCGCTagagagcaaggaggaggagctAAGCAGGTCCAAGGTCACCCTGCAAGCATTCCAGGAGGAACGGGAGAAGCTCCAGAGAAAG GTCCAGGAGCTGCAGGACTCACTGCTCCGAATCGAGACactgtcccagccctgcagcccctcagcatctgccAGTGACACTGTCAGCACCAGGGGGTCGGTCAGCCCCGGCGGGGAAGGGGAGCCCTGGCCGCTCCAG GACCCAGTTGCCGCGGCCCAGAGCCTGATCCGGTGCTTTCAGAGCTGCTCCAGCACCCAGCACCTCTGCCGCCTGTTCCCCCAGCACCGCCCCCCAGCGTCGGAGAGCCACGTCAGGGAGTGGGAAGCTCGGACGCAGCAGCTGCGAGG GTGCATCGAGAGGCTCAAAGGCCTGAACCAGCTGCTCTCGGGGACGCTGCAGGAGTGGAAGGGCCACTCGGAGAGGCTCAGCATGCTGCTGGGGCAGCACGAGTCCAACAGCACGGCCCTGCGCCTGGCCGCGCAAtacag CGAGCGCTGCGTGGAGGCCTACGAGGTGCTGCTGTCCCTGGCCGGGGTGAAGCTGgggccctggctggagccagtGGAGGAGGGAGATGCCCTGGACAAAG GAGAGCCCGGGGCGCGCGCCCCCAACAGCCCCGGCGGCAGGACGGGGGCTGTGCTGGAAGAGGCCAGGAGGTTCCTGGGGAGAGCGGAGCCTGAGGGCGAGGAAGCCGGGTCGGGGCAGGACGGGGCTGGGACCCATGGATGGGAAAG cagcacccccagccccggggccctGGGGCCCCGAGGGGCGGAGGAGGGGATTCTGCACGAGTACATCCGGCAGCTGCGGGCGGAGCAGGCCTCGGTGGAGGTctccctgctggagctgggctgccAGGCCGCGCCTGGTTCTGCCGGTGCCGTGATCCAGAGTAACGACACCATCAAGGCCAAGCTGGACGAGGCCGTCAGGGTCGCAGGCGGGGTCCTGCCCAGGGAGACACCAAGGCCAAAGATGGAGAAGCCACAGCTACTGCACGACTTAGTGGCCATCAGG GAGTCAATGGCGGATCTGAAGACCCGGCTGCACCTGGCGGAGAAGGAGACGCGAGGCCTGGAGCTCTGCAGCTACACACACCGGGCGCAGGAGGCCGCCCACCTGCTGCTCATCGAGCACCTGCAGGGGGAGCTGGACGGGCAGCGGGGCCGGCGCCCCAGCTCCGGGAGCAGCAGTAGTGGAGACAgcaccagctgcagcagctgcctcGGG GACGTCGGGAGACGGGAGGCAGAAGCTGCTAgaccccaggctgccctggatcGGGAGACGATGATGCTGGAGCTGGTTGGGGCACTGGCCCG gagcagggagctgaggggccaAGCCCAGGGCCTGGCGGCCTCCCTGGAGCACCGCAGCACGACCAGCCGGGTGCAGCAGGCCCAGTGCGTCGGGATCACCAGAGACTTCTTCCAGGCTCACAG CGCCCTGGTGCTGGCCTACAGGAATgccaggaggaagcaggaggctcagctgcagaggctggaggcCCAGATGGGTGCGATGGGCGAGCGGCATGCGGAGCAGCTGCGCTCGCTCACACAGGCTCTGCAAAGGCTGGAAGAGCGTCGCGTGGCCGGCAGCGAGACCTGCATCTAG
- the BABAM1 gene encoding BRISC and BRCA1-A complex member 1, with amino-acid sequence MDTSEPGSAAEEEEEKATEQRPRTRSNPEGAEDRALSAQASVGNRSEGEGEAASADDSPQSAATPNGKDWQVPAQPTEFQVKTPRVNCPEKVIICLDLSEEMSLPKLESFNGSKTNALNISQKMIEMFVRTKHKIDKCHEFALVVVNNDATWLSGFTSDPREVCSCLYDLETVVCKSFNLEGLFNLIQQKIELPVTENIQTIPPPYVVRTILVFSRPACQPQFSMTEQMKKMLQCPYFFFDVVYIHNGAEEKEDETSWKEMYTFFSNLDTKGTNYKYEVSVTGPAVELHNCMAKLLAHPLQRPFQTHASYSLLEEEEPAEIEATV; translated from the exons ATGGACACCTCGGAGCCCGGGAGCGCcgccgaggaggaggaggagaaggcgaCGGAGCAGAGGCCCAGAACCCGCTCCAACCCGGAGGGGGCCGAGGACCGGGCCCTGAGCGCGCAGGCCAGCGTGGGGAACCGCAgcgagggggaaggagaggcggCCAGTGCCGATGACAGCCCACAGAGCGCTGCCACGCCCAACGGCAAAGACTGGCAGGTCCCGGCCCAGCCCACGGAGTTCCAGGTCAAGACACCCAGGGTGAACTGCCCTGAGAAAGTG ATCATCTGCTTAGACCTCTCTGAGGAAATGTCTCTGCCCAAACTAGAATCCTTTAATGG ATCCAAAACCAATGCCCTGAACATCTCCCAGAAGATGATTGAGATGTTTGTGAGGACAAAGCACAAAATCGACAAATGCCATGAGTTCGCTCTGGTGGTGGTGAACAATGATGCCACCTGG CTCTCCGGTTTCACCTCTGACCCCAGAGAAGTGTGCAGCTGTTTGTATGACCTGGAAACCGTGGTCTGCAAGTCGTTCA ATCTCGAAGGCCTCTTCAATCTCAT ACAGCAAAAGATCGAGCTGCCGGTGACGGAAAATATCCAGACAATCCCGCCTCCCTATGTGGTCAGGACCATCCTGGTGTTTAGCCGGCCAGCCTGTCAGCCTCAGTTTTCCATGACAGAGCAGATGAAG AAAATGCTTCAGTGCCCTTATTTCTTTTTTGACGTGGTTTATATCCACAATGGTGCTGAGGAGAAAGAGGACGAGACAAGCTGGAAG GAGATGTACACTTTTTTCAGCAACCTGGACACCAAAGGCACCAATTACAAATATGAAGTGTCTGTGACAGGCCCCGCCGTGGAGTTGCACAACTGCATGGCTAAGCTCCTAGCCCATCCCCTCCAGAGGCCCTTCCAGACGCACGCCTCCTACAGCCTGCTGGAGGAAGAAGAGCCAGCAGAAATTGAAGCCACGGTGTAA